DNA from Bradyrhizobium japonicum USDA 6:
TGTCCTCGATGACGGGCTCCGGCCAGCCGCTGGAGAAGCCCAAGGTTTCGGATCAGTTCGACTACGAAGGCGAGCTCGTCATCGTGATCGGGCAGGGCGGCCGTCACATCCCGCGCGAACAGGCCTTCGCGCACATCTTCGGCATGACCCTGTGCAACGAGGGTACGATCCGCGACTGGCTGCGCCATGGCAAGTTCAACGTCACCCAGGGCAAGAATTTCGACCGCTCCGGCAGCATCGGGCCGTGGATCGTCACGTCTGACGAGCTCGATCCGCGCGGACCTCATGACATCATCACGCGCGTCAACGGCGAGGTGCGGCAGCAGGACACGACCGAGCGGCTGATGTTCCCGTTCGATTTCCTGATCGCCTATCTCTCCACCTTCGCCACGCTGAAGCCCGGCGACATGATCGTAACGGGCACGCCGACGGGTGCGGGCGCGCGTTTCGATCCGCCGCGCTGGCTTAGGGTGGGCGACGTCGTCGAGGTCGAGTCGAGTCGTATCGGCGTTCTGCGCAACACCGTCGCCGCGGAGCAGTAAGCCATGCTCGATACCGCCACGATCGAACGCCTCGCCGCGCGCCTGGATGAGGCCGAGCGCGGCAAGACGCTGATCCCGATGTTCTCGAAAGAGCATCCCGATTTCGCCATCGAGGATGCCTACGCGATTCAGCGCGCCTGGACCAAGCTCCAGCTCGGCCGCGGCCGCGTCATCAAGGGGCACAAGATCGGGCTGACCTCGAAGGCGATGCAGAACGCGGTCGGCATCTCCGAGCC
Protein-coding regions in this window:
- a CDS encoding fumarylacetoacetate hydrolase family protein, whose translation is MRLVSYLLDGAPRYGAAVDGGVVDLTRRIGRDFSDVKALIAANALADAQEAVAGQKPDHALESLVLLPPVLAPEKLWCIGVNYAERNAEYKDSSDLPKYPSLFVRSMSSMTGSGQPLEKPKVSDQFDYEGELVIVIGQGGRHIPREQAFAHIFGMTLCNEGTIRDWLRHGKFNVTQGKNFDRSGSIGPWIVTSDELDPRGPHDIITRVNGEVRQQDTTERLMFPFDFLIAYLSTFATLKPGDMIVTGTPTGAGARFDPPRWLRVGDVVEVESSRIGVLRNTVAAEQ